The Falco biarmicus isolate bFalBia1 chromosome 20, bFalBia1.pri, whole genome shotgun sequence genome window below encodes:
- the FAM118B gene encoding protein FAM118B isoform X1, translating to MFTLSPTPCSLNSWKVPDISRSMAGETLLILNWMASTVSLGKETLLEDGMPPAKKPRKLLPSLKTKKPQELVLVIGTGISAAVAPQVPALKSWKGLIQALLDAAIDFDLLEDEESKRFQKCLHEDKNLVHVAHDLIQKLSPRTSNVRSTFFKDCLYEVFDDLESKMEDSGKQLLQSVLHLMENGALVLTTNFDNLLELYAAHQGKHLESLDLTDEKKVLEWAQEKRKLSVLHIHGVYTNPSGIVLHPAGYQNVLRNTEVMREIQKLYENKSFLFLGCGWTVDDTTFQALFLEAVKHKSDLEHFMLVRRGDVDEFKKLRENMLDKGIKVISYGDEYADLPEYFERLTSEIAMRGRTGVPKEGQQLNGSAAAHTEIKGCST from the exons ATGTTTACTCTCTCTCCGACTCCATGTAGTCTAAATAGCTGGAAAGTTCCTGACATCTCGAGGAGCATGGCTGGAGAGACGCTTCTTATCTT AAACTGGATGGCTTCTACGGTGAGCTTGGGTAAAGAAACATTGTTGGAAGATGGAATGCCACCTGCAAAAAAGCCCAG GAAGCTGTTGCCAAGCCTCAAAACTAAGAAGCCTCAGGAACTTGTGCTGGTGATTGGGACAGGAATTAGTGCAGCAGTTGCTCCCCAGGTCCCAGCGCTGAAGTCTTGGAAGGGGTTAATCCAGGCCCTCCTGGATGCTGCTATTGACTTTGATCTCCTTGAAGATGAAGAGAGCAAACGGTTTCAAAAGTGTCTCCATGAAGACAAAAACTTGGTTCATGTCGCCCACGACCTTATCCAGAAGCTGTCTCCG CGCACAAGCAATGTTCGCTCAACCTTTTTCAAAGACTGTTTATACGAGGTGTTTGATGACCTGGAATCTAAAATGGAAGATTCTGGGAAGCAGCTGCTTCAGTCCGTGCTTCACTTAATGGAAAACGGGGCACTTGTGTTAACCACAAACTTTGATAACCTGCTGGAACTGTACGCAGCACACCAAGGGAAGCATCTGGAGTCTCTTGACCTGACTGATGAAAAGAAG GTATTGGAGTGGGCACAAGAGAAGAGGAAGCTGAGCGTCCTGCACATCCATGGCGTTTACACCAACCCCAGTGGCATCGTGCTCCACCCAGCTGGATACCAGAATGTGCTGCGCAACACAGAGGTTATG cGAGAGATTCAGAAGCTGTATGAAAATAAGTCATTCCTGTTCTTGGGCTGTGGTTGGACTGTTGATGACACCACGTTTCAGGCCCTGTTTCTAGAGGCTGTGAAGCACAAGTCAGACCTGGAGCATTTCATGCTCGTACGGAGGGGAGATGTGGATGAGTTCAAGAAGCTCCGTGAGAACATGCTGGACAAAGGGATTAAAGTGATTTCCTATGGAGATGAATACGCAGACTTGCCTGAGTACTTTGAGAGGCTGACGAGCGAGATTGCCATGCGGGGTCGAACAG GTGTGCCTAAGGAGGGACAACAGCTGAacggctctgctgctgcccacaccGAGATAAAGG GATGCAGCACTTGA
- the FAM118B gene encoding protein FAM118B isoform X2, producing the protein MASTVSLGKETLLEDGMPPAKKPRKLLPSLKTKKPQELVLVIGTGISAAVAPQVPALKSWKGLIQALLDAAIDFDLLEDEESKRFQKCLHEDKNLVHVAHDLIQKLSPRTSNVRSTFFKDCLYEVFDDLESKMEDSGKQLLQSVLHLMENGALVLTTNFDNLLELYAAHQGKHLESLDLTDEKKVLEWAQEKRKLSVLHIHGVYTNPSGIVLHPAGYQNVLRNTEVMREIQKLYENKSFLFLGCGWTVDDTTFQALFLEAVKHKSDLEHFMLVRRGDVDEFKKLRENMLDKGIKVISYGDEYADLPEYFERLTSEIAMRGRTGVPKEGQQLNGSAAAHTEIKGCST; encoded by the exons ATGGCTTCTACGGTGAGCTTGGGTAAAGAAACATTGTTGGAAGATGGAATGCCACCTGCAAAAAAGCCCAG GAAGCTGTTGCCAAGCCTCAAAACTAAGAAGCCTCAGGAACTTGTGCTGGTGATTGGGACAGGAATTAGTGCAGCAGTTGCTCCCCAGGTCCCAGCGCTGAAGTCTTGGAAGGGGTTAATCCAGGCCCTCCTGGATGCTGCTATTGACTTTGATCTCCTTGAAGATGAAGAGAGCAAACGGTTTCAAAAGTGTCTCCATGAAGACAAAAACTTGGTTCATGTCGCCCACGACCTTATCCAGAAGCTGTCTCCG CGCACAAGCAATGTTCGCTCAACCTTTTTCAAAGACTGTTTATACGAGGTGTTTGATGACCTGGAATCTAAAATGGAAGATTCTGGGAAGCAGCTGCTTCAGTCCGTGCTTCACTTAATGGAAAACGGGGCACTTGTGTTAACCACAAACTTTGATAACCTGCTGGAACTGTACGCAGCACACCAAGGGAAGCATCTGGAGTCTCTTGACCTGACTGATGAAAAGAAG GTATTGGAGTGGGCACAAGAGAAGAGGAAGCTGAGCGTCCTGCACATCCATGGCGTTTACACCAACCCCAGTGGCATCGTGCTCCACCCAGCTGGATACCAGAATGTGCTGCGCAACACAGAGGTTATG cGAGAGATTCAGAAGCTGTATGAAAATAAGTCATTCCTGTTCTTGGGCTGTGGTTGGACTGTTGATGACACCACGTTTCAGGCCCTGTTTCTAGAGGCTGTGAAGCACAAGTCAGACCTGGAGCATTTCATGCTCGTACGGAGGGGAGATGTGGATGAGTTCAAGAAGCTCCGTGAGAACATGCTGGACAAAGGGATTAAAGTGATTTCCTATGGAGATGAATACGCAGACTTGCCTGAGTACTTTGAGAGGCTGACGAGCGAGATTGCCATGCGGGGTCGAACAG GTGTGCCTAAGGAGGGACAACAGCTGAacggctctgctgctgcccacaccGAGATAAAGG GATGCAGCACTTGA